The Mycobacterium paragordonae genome includes a region encoding these proteins:
- a CDS encoding PPE family protein, which produces MLDFGALPPEINSGRIYTGPGSGPMLAAAAGWDGLAAEMDTAATGYSSVITELTGSPWVGPASQSMVAAAAPYVAWMTATAEHAEQAAMQARAAAAAYDAAFAMTVPPPVIAANRALLAALIATNFFGQNTPAIAATEAHYAEMWAQDAVAMYSYAASSATALQLNPFTPPPLTTSAAAEAGQAAAVGQAAATPAGNAAASVAPAVALAPMLTALGSSVSTAAPVTGIEQILSGLGFSFTPGSVALPPWFLGPNGLIATAFGNSTNIWNSVTNYPYFALGSVNSLVAWGGGMLPGAPAPNPALGGALPPPGAIGAWGTPVSAGWGQASAIGKLSVPPTWAANTVSQVTPLPPGSAGFDGLGATASKATTNGMLSGLPGSGMGRRAAGGYTNKYGFKYNVLTRSPSAG; this is translated from the coding sequence GTGTTGGACTTCGGAGCTTTACCGCCCGAAATCAACTCGGGACGGATCTATACCGGCCCAGGCTCGGGGCCGATGCTGGCCGCTGCGGCCGGCTGGGATGGACTCGCCGCCGAAATGGATACGGCCGCAACGGGATACAGCTCGGTGATCACCGAGCTGACCGGCTCACCGTGGGTGGGGCCGGCGTCCCAGTCGATGGTGGCCGCGGCCGCGCCATACGTGGCATGGATGACCGCCACCGCAGAGCACGCGGAGCAGGCCGCGATGCAGGCCCGGGCCGCGGCCGCCGCCTACGACGCCGCATTCGCCATGACGGTGCCGCCGCCGGTCATCGCGGCCAACCGGGCCTTACTGGCTGCGCTGATCGCCACTAACTTCTTCGGCCAGAACACGCCGGCCATTGCGGCGACGGAGGCGCATTACGCCGAGATGTGGGCTCAGGATGCGGTCGCGATGTACAGCTACGCCGCCTCCTCGGCCACGGCCCTGCAACTGAATCCGTTCACGCCACCGCCGCTGACCACCAGCGCCGCCGCGGAGGCCGGGCAGGCGGCCGCTGTCGGCCAGGCGGCTGCGACTCCCGCCGGCAACGCCGCGGCATCCGTCGCACCGGCTGTTGCGTTGGCTCCCATGTTGACTGCGCTCGGGTCTTCGGTCTCCACCGCTGCCCCGGTCACCGGCATCGAGCAGATTCTGAGTGGGCTGGGATTCTCATTCACGCCGGGTTCCGTCGCGCTTCCGCCGTGGTTCCTGGGCCCGAACGGGCTGATCGCGACCGCGTTCGGAAACTCCACGAACATCTGGAACTCGGTCACCAACTACCCGTACTTCGCACTGGGCTCGGTGAATTCACTCGTCGCATGGGGCGGCGGCATGCTTCCCGGCGCACCCGCGCCCAACCCGGCGCTGGGCGGTGCATTGCCGCCACCGGGTGCCATCGGCGCCTGGGGGACACCGGTGTCCGCGGGCTGGGGGCAGGCCAGCGCGATCGGCAAGCTCTCGGTGCCGCCGACCTGGGCCGCGAACACGGTCTCGCAGGTGACGCCGTTGCCACCGGGGTCCGCGGGTTTCGACGGCCTCGGTGCCACGGCGTCCAAAGCCACCACCAACGGCATGCTCAGCGGACTGCCGGGCAGTGGGATGGGCCGTCGCGCCGCCGGCGGCTACACCAACAAATACGGGTTCAAATACAACGTGCTGACCCGATCGCCGTCGGCCGGATAA
- a CDS encoding PE family protein → MSYVTTQPEALSSAAASLQGIGSSVNAQNAAAAAATTGVVPAAADEVSALTAAQFAAHAQMYQAVSAQAAAIHEMFVNTLGTSAGSYAATEAANAAASR, encoded by the coding sequence ATGTCATACGTAACCACGCAACCGGAAGCACTGTCGTCGGCCGCGGCCAGCCTGCAAGGTATCGGCTCGTCCGTGAACGCCCAGAACGCGGCTGCCGCCGCCGCGACCACCGGAGTGGTTCCGGCCGCCGCCGATGAGGTATCAGCGCTGACGGCAGCCCAATTCGCCGCACACGCCCAGATGTATCAGGCGGTCAGCGCCCAGGCCGCGGCCATCCACGAGATGTTCGTCAACACCCTGGGCACCAGCGCCGGATCGTATGCAGCCACCGAGGCCGCCAACGCGGCCGCGAGCAGATAG
- a CDS encoding PPE family protein, protein MDFGALPPEINSALMYSGPGSGPMVAAASAWNGLAAELNASALAYDKVVTGLASEEWMGPASASMAEAISPYVGWMSTTATQAEQAAGQAAAAAAAYENAFVATVPPQLVALNRAELAQAMTTNVFGQNNSVIAALEAQYGEMWAQDSAAMYQYAGSSASAAKVTPFAAPPQTASPAASAIQGAAVSQAAGTAAGSAQQTLSDLLGGIQSQLSNLASPGNMALLGLNPTSESLTGIVFNPNSVLGSALTGIGGNATLNPQWLITAFRNFAGPIYNIEGLPYFSTGMANTLLSLSKGLAPAASSAAAGAAHGLGGLGSLLGGGGGQVAASLGQAASVGKLSVPPAIATLGPAVSHAAPIPINTVSATPETTGNLLGGMPLGGLGAGAAAAGGQKYGFRPTVMARPPFAG, encoded by the coding sequence ATGGATTTCGGGGCATTGCCGCCGGAAATCAATTCGGCACTGATGTATTCGGGGCCCGGCTCCGGGCCCATGGTGGCCGCCGCGTCCGCCTGGAACGGGCTGGCCGCGGAACTGAACGCCTCCGCGCTCGCCTACGACAAGGTGGTCACCGGGCTGGCCAGCGAGGAGTGGATGGGTCCGGCCTCGGCCTCGATGGCAGAGGCGATTTCGCCGTACGTCGGGTGGATGAGCACTACCGCGACGCAGGCCGAACAGGCTGCCGGCCAGGCCGCCGCCGCGGCGGCCGCCTATGAGAACGCCTTCGTCGCCACGGTTCCTCCGCAGCTCGTTGCGCTCAACCGCGCCGAATTGGCGCAGGCCATGACTACGAACGTCTTCGGCCAGAACAACAGCGTGATCGCGGCGCTGGAAGCGCAGTACGGCGAGATGTGGGCCCAGGACTCCGCGGCGATGTACCAGTACGCGGGCTCGTCGGCGTCGGCGGCCAAGGTGACCCCGTTCGCCGCGCCCCCGCAGACGGCCAGCCCGGCCGCCTCGGCCATCCAGGGAGCTGCCGTGTCGCAGGCCGCCGGGACCGCCGCCGGGTCGGCACAGCAGACGCTGTCGGACCTGCTCGGCGGAATCCAGAGCCAGCTGAGCAATCTGGCGTCGCCGGGGAACATGGCCCTGCTCGGGCTGAATCCGACCAGCGAATCGCTGACCGGAATCGTGTTCAACCCGAACTCCGTGCTCGGCTCGGCGCTCACCGGCATCGGTGGCAACGCCACGCTGAACCCCCAGTGGCTGATCACCGCGTTCCGGAACTTCGCGGGTCCCATCTACAACATCGAGGGTTTGCCGTACTTCTCCACCGGTATGGCCAACACGCTGCTGTCGCTGAGTAAGGGACTTGCCCCGGCGGCCTCGTCGGCCGCCGCCGGCGCTGCCCACGGCCTGGGCGGGCTGGGGAGCCTGCTGGGCGGCGGTGGCGGACAGGTTGCGGCGAGTCTCGGGCAGGCTGCGTCGGTCGGCAAGCTGTCGGTGCCGCCCGCGATCGCGACGCTCGGTCCGGCCGTCAGTCACGCGGCGCCGATTCCGATCAACACGGTCAGCGCTACCCCGGAAACCACGGGAAACCTGTTGGGCGGCATGCCCTTAGGTGGGCTCGGGGCCGGCGCTGCCGCCGCCGGGGGACAGAAGTACGGATTCCGCCCGACCGTGATGGCGCGACCGCCGTTTGCCGGTTAA
- a CDS encoding cytochrome P450 yields MSAPGGDRSGSFHLPRLEYCSLPLTDDRGAGWQMLRDAGPVVFMNGSYYLTRREDVLTALRSPELFSSRLLQPPTNPLPVLPLSFDPPEHTRYRKILQPYFSPQALSQARPVLQRHAAAMIAGLADRGRCEAMADFARLYPFQVFLDLYGLPLADRDRLIAWKNSIIGDKPFLSMAEAQEGQLELLNYLTDAIQQRRRQPGPDMLSAIMTGPGDLSDLELLGMSHLLILAGLDTVTAAIGFALLELARRPQLRTDLRDDLRQIRVFVEEVVRLEPSAPVAPRVTTGFVNVGGMTLPPGSQVRLCLAAVNRDHSDATSTDDLVLDGKVHRHWGFGGGPHRCLGSHLARMELTVIVAEWLCQIPDFGLADSYRPEIAFPSKTFALTSLPLVFG; encoded by the coding sequence ATGAGCGCTCCGGGTGGCGACCGGTCAGGGTCCTTTCACCTGCCGCGCCTGGAGTACTGCTCGCTCCCGCTGACCGATGACCGGGGCGCCGGCTGGCAGATGCTGCGAGACGCCGGCCCGGTAGTGTTCATGAACGGCTCCTACTACCTGACGCGGCGCGAGGACGTACTCACCGCGTTGCGGAGTCCGGAGCTGTTCTCATCGCGGCTGCTGCAGCCGCCCACGAATCCGCTTCCAGTGCTGCCGCTTTCGTTCGACCCGCCCGAGCACACCCGATACCGCAAGATCTTGCAGCCCTATTTCAGTCCGCAAGCCCTCAGTCAGGCGCGGCCGGTGTTGCAGCGCCACGCGGCCGCGATGATCGCCGGGCTTGCCGATCGCGGTCGGTGCGAGGCGATGGCGGATTTCGCGCGCCTGTACCCCTTCCAGGTGTTCCTCGACCTCTACGGGCTGCCGCTGGCCGATCGCGATCGGCTGATCGCGTGGAAGAACTCCATCATCGGGGACAAACCCTTCCTCAGCATGGCCGAGGCGCAGGAGGGTCAACTCGAACTCTTGAATTATCTGACCGACGCGATTCAACAGCGCCGGCGCCAACCGGGCCCAGACATGTTGTCCGCGATCATGACCGGCCCAGGTGACCTCTCCGATCTGGAACTGCTGGGCATGAGCCACCTGCTGATCCTGGCAGGTCTCGACACGGTGACCGCGGCCATCGGATTCGCCTTGCTGGAACTCGCCCGTAGACCGCAGTTACGCACGGATCTCCGCGACGACCTCCGGCAGATCAGAGTCTTCGTCGAAGAAGTGGTTCGGCTGGAGCCGTCGGCGCCGGTGGCCCCGCGGGTCACGACCGGATTCGTCAACGTCGGCGGAATGACGTTGCCCCCCGGGTCCCAGGTGCGGCTGTGTCTGGCCGCTGTCAACCGCGACCACAGCGACGCGACATCCACCGACGATCTGGTGCTGGACGGAAAGGTGCACCGCCACTGGGGTTTCGGGGGTGGACCGCACCGTTGCCTGGGATCGCATCTGGCCAGAATGGAACTGACCGTGATCGTCGCCGAATGGTTGTGCCAGATCCCCGATTTCGGGCTTGCGGACTCCTATCGGCCCGAAATCGCGTTCCCGTCCAAGACGTTTGCGCTCACCTCACTGCCGCTGGTCTTCGGTTAA
- a CDS encoding ferredoxin, whose protein sequence is MKVRLDRSKCVGHAQCYAVDPDLFPIDESGYSTLEEHEVATGDEELTRDGAASCPEMAIILETD, encoded by the coding sequence GTGAAGGTTCGTCTCGACCGGTCGAAATGCGTTGGACACGCACAGTGTTACGCGGTGGACCCAGATCTGTTCCCGATCGACGAGTCGGGATACTCGACCCTCGAAGAACACGAGGTAGCAACCGGGGACGAGGAACTGACGCGCGACGGCGCCGCCTCCTGCCCGGAGATGGCGATCATCCTGGAAACGGACTGA
- a CDS encoding PPE family protein: protein MFDFGALPPEINSGRMYSGPGPGPLLAAATAWDGISGELFLAATGYESIITELTSSPWVGPASRSMLSAVTPFVSWLSAAAGQAESAAAQARAAVAAYETAFTLTVPPPVIAANRVLLLALIATNFFGQNTPAIAATEADYLEMWAQDAAAMYGYAASSALATELRRFSTPPNTTNPVAADAAAQSTAPTIPQLLSSAALPQAAHQLAVAEAAGTSDVLIIADTPIRAVPLLGWLPTPENNWAGLYPGMYTAIRQTLQAYFGVGIGNFGWSIAQQLQPGLGTTAGSGGAWYPTPQFAALGAGGWNYHSGAGLSASIASSTKVGGLSVPASWAGAPAAEHTAPNMTGAHFASSTGEPGHVNGVNAALRGFPSGARGGQRTGNLGVRYGLRYTVLTRPPSAG from the coding sequence TTGTTCGACTTCGGGGCGTTGCCGCCTGAGATCAATTCCGGCCGCATGTACAGCGGCCCGGGACCCGGTCCGCTGCTGGCCGCGGCTACGGCCTGGGATGGTATCTCCGGCGAATTATTCTTGGCTGCAACAGGTTACGAGTCGATCATCACCGAACTGACCAGCTCCCCATGGGTCGGGCCGGCGTCCCGGTCGATGCTCTCCGCGGTGACACCCTTTGTGAGTTGGCTCAGTGCTGCCGCGGGGCAGGCCGAGAGCGCGGCCGCCCAGGCCCGGGCGGCGGTGGCGGCGTACGAGACCGCGTTCACCCTCACGGTGCCGCCACCGGTGATCGCTGCCAATCGAGTCTTGTTGCTGGCGCTGATCGCAACCAACTTCTTCGGACAGAACACACCGGCGATCGCGGCGACCGAAGCCGATTATCTCGAGATGTGGGCCCAGGACGCGGCCGCGATGTACGGGTACGCCGCGTCGTCCGCGCTGGCCACCGAGCTGCGCAGATTCTCGACGCCCCCAAACACCACCAATCCGGTGGCGGCCGACGCTGCCGCGCAGAGCACGGCACCGACGATTCCGCAGTTGCTCTCCTCGGCCGCGCTCCCGCAGGCCGCGCACCAACTCGCAGTGGCCGAGGCGGCCGGCACCTCCGACGTACTGATCATCGCCGACACGCCGATTCGCGCCGTCCCCCTGCTCGGCTGGCTGCCGACGCCGGAAAACAACTGGGCGGGACTGTATCCGGGCATGTACACGGCGATCAGGCAAACGTTGCAGGCCTACTTCGGCGTCGGCATCGGCAACTTCGGCTGGTCCATCGCTCAACAGCTGCAGCCGGGCCTCGGTACGACGGCAGGTTCGGGTGGCGCCTGGTATCCGACGCCGCAGTTTGCCGCCCTCGGCGCCGGCGGCTGGAATTACCACAGCGGAGCGGGCCTGTCGGCCAGCATCGCCTCGTCCACCAAGGTCGGCGGGCTCTCGGTTCCGGCGAGCTGGGCCGGTGCGCCCGCCGCCGAACACACCGCGCCGAACATGACGGGCGCCCACTTCGCGTCGTCAACGGGCGAGCCCGGCCACGTCAACGGCGTGAACGCCGCGCTGCGCGGATTCCCGTCCGGAGCACGCGGCGGCCAGCGCACGGGCAACCTGGGCGTCCGCTACGGACTGCGGTACACCGTTCTCACCCGACCACCGTCAGCCGGATGA
- a CDS encoding PPE family protein → MATDFGALPPEVTSAMMYSGPGATSFASAASAWNALAAELTSTAQGYEAVLGGLVSEEWLGPASATMAQAAEPYVDWLTVTAGQAERAAVASQSAAAAFETAFASIVPPPLVAANRAELAEALQTNIFGLNNGLIAQLEAQYAEMWAQNALTMYGYASSSALASKLESFTSAPQISAGTSTQAAAVAAAQAAPAASVQESLQSFFNQVTGQLGLLATPAGTQQLLTETATQFPILTEIWFLLTGQTTLPNNLGTFMQGYSNYASFFYNTEGLPYFSVGMGNFGVQMAKSAGLLGGAAPSAAAAVPVPPLTAGLGAGGQVAAGLGNGAHIGHLAVPSSWPGASAAPTVRPAVQMISEPITAAESAGSGGGNVLSGMPVGGGGNARGAGAAPRYGFKPTVMPRQLPVG, encoded by the coding sequence ATGGCAACCGATTTTGGCGCGCTGCCGCCCGAGGTGACCTCGGCGATGATGTATTCCGGTCCGGGAGCGACCTCCTTCGCGTCCGCGGCGTCGGCTTGGAACGCCCTGGCCGCCGAACTCACGTCGACGGCGCAGGGCTACGAAGCCGTACTCGGTGGGCTGGTCAGCGAGGAGTGGCTGGGTCCGGCCTCGGCAACGATGGCGCAGGCCGCGGAGCCGTATGTGGACTGGCTGACCGTTACCGCCGGACAGGCCGAACGTGCCGCCGTCGCGTCGCAGTCGGCCGCGGCCGCCTTCGAGACGGCTTTCGCCTCGATCGTGCCACCACCGCTGGTGGCGGCCAACCGTGCCGAATTGGCAGAAGCGTTGCAGACCAACATATTTGGCTTGAACAACGGCCTGATCGCCCAGCTGGAGGCCCAATATGCGGAGATGTGGGCGCAGAACGCTTTGACCATGTACGGATACGCGTCGTCGTCGGCGCTCGCGTCGAAGCTGGAATCCTTCACTTCCGCTCCGCAGATCAGCGCGGGTACCAGTACGCAGGCCGCGGCGGTAGCCGCCGCGCAAGCCGCCCCTGCGGCTTCCGTCCAGGAGTCGCTGCAGAGCTTCTTCAATCAGGTCACCGGCCAGTTGGGCCTGCTGGCCACCCCGGCGGGAACGCAGCAACTGTTGACCGAGACGGCAACCCAGTTCCCGATCCTCACCGAAATCTGGTTCCTGCTGACCGGACAGACGACGCTGCCCAACAACCTGGGCACGTTCATGCAGGGCTACTCGAACTACGCGAGCTTCTTCTACAACACCGAAGGGCTTCCGTACTTCAGCGTCGGGATGGGCAACTTCGGTGTTCAGATGGCCAAGTCGGCGGGTCTGCTGGGCGGGGCGGCTCCGTCCGCGGCGGCTGCTGTGCCGGTGCCCCCACTCACCGCCGGTCTCGGCGCCGGCGGGCAGGTGGCGGCGGGCCTGGGCAACGGCGCTCACATCGGGCACCTGGCCGTTCCGTCGTCGTGGCCGGGCGCGTCGGCGGCACCGACCGTTCGCCCGGCCGTACAGATGATCAGTGAACCGATCACCGCCGCCGAGTCCGCCGGGTCCGGAGGCGGAAATGTGTTGAGCGGCATGCCTGTTGGTGGCGGCGGCAATGCCCGGGGGGCGGGCGCGGCCCCGAGGTACGGGTTCAAACCCACCGTGATGCCGCGCCAACTGCCGGTGGGCTGA
- the pstS gene encoding phosphate ABC transporter substrate-binding protein PstS gives MLNNRFRPFWIVFAVAVLLTSGCGGQDRPGAKGPDGGSPVRCGGKKTLTASGSTAQANAMTRFVKAFEQACPGQTTHYTADGSGAGIRAFLDNQTDFGGSDSPLSPDEYADAQRRCAAPAWNLPVVFGPVAITYRVNGVPVLTLDGPTAAKIFNGSIVTWNDPAIVALNPAATLPAEPIHVVFRSDESGTSDNFQRYLDTAGGKAWGKGAGKEFRGGVGEGAVGNEGTATAVQRTEGAISYNEWSFAQEQRLDMARIVTSAGPEPVAISAESVAKTIASAGIVNKSNDLVLDTISFYRPTQPGSYPIVLATYEVVCSKYPDAQVGEGVRAFLQSTIGPGQQGLADNGYIPIPDAFRSRLSPAVNAIS, from the coding sequence TTGCTCAACAATCGATTCCGCCCTTTCTGGATCGTGTTTGCTGTCGCCGTTCTGCTGACCTCTGGATGTGGGGGTCAGGATCGGCCGGGCGCAAAGGGACCCGATGGTGGTTCCCCGGTGAGATGTGGTGGGAAAAAGACCCTGACGGCCAGCGGGTCAACGGCGCAGGCCAACGCGATGACCCGGTTCGTCAAAGCGTTCGAGCAGGCCTGTCCCGGGCAGACCACGCATTACACCGCCGACGGGTCCGGAGCGGGAATTCGTGCCTTCCTGGACAACCAAACCGACTTCGGTGGCTCGGACTCGCCGTTGAGCCCGGATGAATATGCCGACGCCCAACGCCGTTGTGCTGCGCCGGCGTGGAACCTGCCGGTGGTGTTCGGGCCGGTCGCGATCACGTATCGCGTGAACGGGGTGCCGGTGCTGACCCTGGATGGACCGACCGCGGCCAAGATCTTCAACGGATCCATCGTTACCTGGAACGATCCCGCGATCGTGGCGCTGAATCCCGCCGCCACGTTGCCCGCCGAGCCGATTCATGTGGTGTTCCGCAGTGACGAGTCAGGTACGTCGGACAACTTCCAGCGGTACCTCGACACGGCCGGCGGCAAGGCCTGGGGCAAGGGCGCCGGCAAAGAGTTCAGAGGCGGAGTCGGAGAAGGGGCCGTGGGCAACGAGGGCACCGCGACGGCTGTCCAGCGCACCGAAGGGGCGATCAGCTACAACGAATGGTCGTTCGCGCAGGAGCAGCGGCTGGACATGGCCAGAATCGTCACGTCCGCCGGTCCGGAACCGGTCGCCATCAGCGCCGAATCGGTGGCGAAGACGATCGCCTCGGCCGGCATCGTCAACAAGAGCAACGACCTCGTTCTGGACACGATCTCGTTCTATCGGCCCACCCAGCCCGGTTCGTATCCGATCGTGCTGGCAACCTACGAGGTGGTCTGTTCGAAGTACCCCGATGCCCAAGTGGGCGAGGGGGTCCGGGCATTCCTGCAGAGCACCATCGGACCGGGTCAGCAAGGGTTGGCGGACAACGGTTACATCCCCATCCCGGACGCGTTCAGGTCGCGACTGTCGCCCGCGGTGAACGCCATCTCCTGA
- a CDS encoding DUF732 domain-containing protein codes for MLLALLGPLAVATAHADTTDDKFIAELKSEGIIDHVSNAHAIEAGHFVCVKLDNGMSPSDVANDVLNSSSMPAYHSGFFVGAAIDAYCPRHKAELPAA; via the coding sequence GTGCTGCTCGCTTTGCTCGGCCCGCTGGCGGTTGCGACCGCACACGCCGATACGACTGACGACAAGTTCATCGCCGAACTGAAGTCCGAAGGCATCATCGACCACGTTTCCAATGCGCACGCGATCGAGGCCGGGCATTTCGTCTGCGTCAAACTCGACAACGGCATGTCACCCAGCGATGTTGCGAACGACGTGCTGAACAGCAGCAGCATGCCCGCCTACCACTCCGGCTTCTTCGTCGGTGCGGCGATCGACGCCTACTGCCCCCGCCACAAAGCCGAATTGCCCGCCGCCTGA
- a CDS encoding type VII secretion system ESX-5 target PE19 produces the protein MSFVTTQPEALAAAAGNLQGIGTTMSAQNAAAAAPTTGVVPAAADEVSALTAAQFAAHAQMYQAVSAQAAAIHEMFVNTLSTSSGSYAATEAANAAAAQ, from the coding sequence ATGTCGTTCGTGACTACACAGCCGGAGGCGCTGGCCGCTGCGGCCGGAAACCTGCAGGGTATCGGCACCACGATGAGCGCTCAGAACGCTGCCGCCGCGGCACCGACCACGGGGGTGGTTCCTGCCGCAGCCGATGAGGTCTCAGCACTGACTGCGGCTCAGTTCGCCGCGCACGCCCAGATGTACCAGGCCGTCAGCGCTCAGGCCGCGGCCATCCACGAGATGTTCGTCAACACCTTGTCGACCAGCTCTGGTTCCTACGCGGCCACCGAGGCCGCCAACGCCGCAGCCGCCCAGTGA
- a CDS encoding WXG100 family type VII secretion target, with protein sequence MTARFMTDPHAMRDMAGRFETHAQTVEDEARRMWASSQNISGAGWSGLASATSLDTMGQMNTAFRNIVNMLHGVRDGLIRDANNYEQQEQASQQILGS encoded by the coding sequence GTGACTGCACGTTTCATGACCGACCCGCACGCGATGCGCGACATGGCGGGCCGGTTCGAGACCCACGCCCAGACCGTCGAGGACGAGGCCCGTCGCATGTGGGCGTCCTCGCAGAACATCTCGGGTGCGGGCTGGAGCGGTCTGGCCTCGGCCACCTCGCTGGACACCATGGGCCAGATGAACACGGCCTTCCGCAACATCGTCAACATGCTGCACGGCGTTCGTGACGGACTGATCCGCGACGCGAACAACTACGAGCAGCAAGAGCAGGCCTCCCAGCAGATCCTCGGCAGCTAA
- a CDS encoding WXG100 family type VII secretion target has translation MTINYQFGDVDAHGALIRAQAANLEAEHQSIVRDVLAAGDFWGGAGSVACQEFIAQLGRNFQVIYEQANAHGQKVQSAGNNMAQTDSAVGSSWA, from the coding sequence ATGACGATCAATTACCAGTTCGGCGACGTCGACGCCCACGGTGCGCTCATCCGCGCACAGGCCGCCAACTTGGAGGCCGAGCACCAGTCCATCGTTCGCGATGTGCTGGCTGCCGGTGACTTCTGGGGCGGCGCCGGTTCGGTGGCTTGCCAGGAGTTCATCGCCCAGTTGGGCCGCAACTTCCAGGTGATCTACGAGCAGGCCAACGCCCACGGCCAGAAGGTTCAGTCAGCCGGCAACAACATGGCGCAGACCGACAGCGCCGTCGGCTCCAGCTGGGCCTAA
- a CDS encoding ESX secretion-associated protein EspG produces MDQQSTRTDITVNVDGFWMLQALLDIRHVAPELRCRPYVSTDNNDWLNEHPGMAVMREQGIVVGDTVNEQVAARMKVLAAPDIEVVALLSRGKLLYGVVDDENQPPGSRDIPENEFRVVLARRANHWVSAVRVGNDITVDDVVVSDSASIAALVIDGLESIHHADPAAINAVNVPLEEMLEATKSWQESGFNVFSGGDLRRMGISASTVAALGQALSDPAAEVAVYARQYRDDAKGPSASVLSLKDGSGGRIALYQQARTAGSGEAWLAICPATPQLVQVGVKTVLDTLPYGEWKSHSRV; encoded by the coding sequence ATGGATCAACAGAGCACCCGCACCGACATCACCGTCAACGTTGACGGCTTCTGGATGCTTCAGGCGTTGCTGGATATCCGGCATGTCGCGCCGGAGTTGAGGTGCCGGCCTTACGTATCCACCGACAACAATGACTGGCTCAACGAGCACCCGGGTATGGCGGTCATGCGCGAGCAGGGCATCGTCGTCGGCGACACGGTCAACGAGCAGGTGGCCGCCCGGATGAAGGTGCTTGCCGCGCCGGACATCGAGGTCGTCGCGCTGTTGTCGCGCGGCAAGCTGCTCTACGGCGTGGTCGACGACGAGAACCAGCCCCCCGGCTCGCGGGATATCCCCGAGAACGAGTTCCGGGTGGTGTTGGCCCGCCGTGCCAACCACTGGGTTTCCGCGGTGCGGGTGGGCAACGACATCACCGTGGACGACGTCGTCGTCTCGGACAGTGCCTCGATCGCTGCGCTGGTGATCGACGGTCTCGAGTCGATCCATCACGCCGACCCGGCGGCGATCAACGCCGTCAACGTGCCCCTGGAAGAAATGCTGGAGGCCACCAAGTCGTGGCAGGAGTCCGGCTTCAACGTCTTTTCGGGCGGCGATCTGCGACGCATGGGCATCAGCGCCTCCACGGTGGCCGCGCTGGGTCAGGCATTGTCCGACCCCGCTGCCGAGGTTGCGGTGTACGCGCGCCAGTACCGGGACGACGCCAAGGGCCCGAGCGCCTCCGTCCTGTCCCTGAAGGACGGGTCCGGCGGCCGTATCGCGCTCTACCAACAGGCCCGCACGGCGGGTTCCGGCGAGGCGTGGCTAGCTATTTGCCCGGCCACCCCGCAGTTGGTCCAAGTTGGCGTGAAGACAGTTTTGGACACTTTGCCGTACGGCGAGTGGAAATCACACAGCAGGGTTTAA